One Zeugodacus cucurbitae isolate PBARC_wt_2022May chromosome 3, idZeuCucr1.2, whole genome shotgun sequence genomic region harbors:
- the LOC105216944 gene encoding trehalose-phosphate phosphatase — translation MPEKRVVPVIASLADFESKLSGYLDPNTPLALLLDYDGTLSGIADNPSSTFLTANMKKLLHELAAHPQIFMAIISGRGLRDVQSCLGIKGITYAGNHGLEIEIGDGTRHDYALPAELQRLYTTIVNELTEKLENNGAWVEDKKVSLTFHYRDVADDAAEQYKQAAKAIIESHGFRANQAHMAIEAKPPVNWNKGEAALLILKNQFGEDWAKKIKVIFAGDDTTDEDAMRLLQGTGISFRVSTDPNIETYADFRLARQPVVEDLMAWINNTHN, via the exons TTATTTGGATCCAAACACTCCACTTGCTTTACTACTTGACTACGATGGCACTTTGTCCGGCATCGCCGATAATCCCTCAAGTACTTTTCTCACAGCGAATATGAAGAAGTTGCTACACGAATTAGCTGCACATCCGCAAATATTCATGGCCATTATCTCGGGACGCGGACTGCGTGATGTACAATCATGTTTGGGCATCAAAGGCATCACATACGCGGGCAATCACGGCTTGGAAATCGAGATTGGCGATGGCACTAGGCACGACTATGCGCTCCCCGCTGAACTGCAGAGGCTTTACACTACTATTGTAAATGAATTGACGGAAAAGTTGGAGAATAACGGTGCGTGGGTTGAAGATAAGAAGGTGTCGCTAACCTTTCACTATCGCGACGTGGCCGACGATGCGGCGGAACAATACAAGCAAGCGGCTAAGGCGATAATTGAGTCGCATGGCTTCCGTGCGAATCAAGCGCACATGGCGATCGAGGCGAAGCCACCGGTCAACTGGAACAAAG GCGAAGCGGCATTGCTGATTTTGAAGAATCAATTTGGTGAGGATTGGGCTAAGAAAATCAAGGTGATATTCGCGGGTGACGACACAACCGATGAGGATGCCATGCGG tTATTACAAGGCACTGGTATATCATTCCGTGTTTCGACCGATCCTAATATTGAGAcctatgctgattttcgtttggCACGCCAGCCTGTCGTGGAGGATTTGATGGCGTGGATAAACAACACCCATAATTGA